One window of the Pseudomonas lurida genome contains the following:
- a CDS encoding DUF5629 family protein — MTDNLPAVLETSDMLEIDGLHAFDFELGKEKLLITAMDGRAEKRWSFSLEQVQAATFDDTLHSWTLTGDSGEHRLICMSAFTGNNNDEDEADDDA; from the coding sequence ATGACTGATAATTTGCCTGCCGTCCTTGAAACCTCCGACATGCTTGAAATCGATGGGCTGCACGCCTTCGACTTTGAACTCGGCAAAGAAAAACTGCTGATCACTGCCATGGACGGCCGCGCGGAAAAACGCTGGAGCTTCAGCCTGGAGCAAGTGCAGGCCGCCACCTTCGATGACACCTTGCACAGCTGGACCCTTACCGGTGATTCGGGCGAGCACCGCCTGATCTGCATGAGCGCCTTCACCGGCAACAATAACGACGAGGATGAAGCCGATGATGATGCGTAA